In Natator depressus isolate rNatDep1 chromosome 9, rNatDep2.hap1, whole genome shotgun sequence, a single genomic region encodes these proteins:
- the ALG3 gene encoding dol-P-Man:Man(5)GlcNAc(2)-PP-Dol alpha-1,3-mannosyltransferase isoform X2: MDEVEGVVNGTFDYTQLKGDTGPLVYPAGFVYIFLGLYYITSRGTNIRLAQYLFAALYLMTLLLVFRIYSRTRKVPPYVFFFMCCASYRIHSIYILRLFNDPVAMAILFLAVNLFLEERWSWGCCFFSLAVSVKMNVLLFAPGLLFLLLWRFGPLGAIPKLSICALLQVVLGLPFLLENPVGYVTRSFDLGRQFLFKWTVNWRFLPEEVFQHRAFHLALLAAHLGALGLFALHRWHRSEGSLLSLLKDPAERKSPPQPLTANQVVFVLFTSNFIGICCSRSLHYQFYVWYFHTLPYLLWCTPAGKLSHLLRVLILGLIELSWNTYPSTLCSSAFLHVCHGMILLQLWYGTTAPLEPQGPPAAQKTTPSLKKTQ, encoded by the exons ATGGATGAGGTGGAGGGAGTCGTTAACGGGACCTTCGATTACACCCAGCTGAAGGGAGATACTGGGCCCCTGGT TTACCCCGCTGGGTTTGTTTACATCTTCCTGGGTCTCTACTACATCACCAGCCGCGGCACCAACATCCGTCTCGCTCAGTATCTCTTCGCCGCGCTCTATCTCATGACGCTGCTGCTTGTCTTCCGCATCTACAGCCGGACCAGAAAG GTCCCCCCCTATGTTTTCTTCTTCATGTGCTGCGCTTCATACCGCATCCACTCCATCTACATCCTGCGACTCTTTAACGACCCCGTTGCCATGGCCATCCTCTTCCTCGCAGTTAACCTCTTCCTGGAAGAGCGCTGGTCCtggggctgctgcttcttcag cctgGCCGTGTCGGTGAAGATGAACGTCCTTCTCTTCGCTCCAGggctcctcttcctgctcctctggcGCTTCGGCCCCCTGGGCGCCATCCCCAAGCTCTCCATCTGCGCACTGCTGCAG GTGGTCCTGGGGCTGCCCTTCCTGCTGGAGAACCCTGTTGGGTACGTGACCCGCTCTTTCGACCTGGGCCGCCAGTTCCTTTTCAAGTGGACGGTGAACTGGCGGTTCCTGCCAGAGGAGGTTTTCCAGCATCGGGCCTTCCACCTGGCACTTCTCGCAGCCCACCTGGGTGCCCTGGGACTCTTTGCACTGCATCGGTGGCACAG GTCTGAGGGGAGTCTCTTGTCACTGCTGAAGGATCCAGCAGAGAGGAAGAGTCCGCCCCAGCCCCTGACGGCCAACCA GGTCGTCTTCGTTCTCTTCACCTCCAACTTCATCGGCATTTGCTGCAGCCGGTCCCTGCACTATCAGTTCTACGTGTGGTATTTCCACACCCTGCCCTACCTGCTGTGGTGCACCCCCGCCGGGAAGCTCAGCCACCTGCTGAG GGTGCTAATCCTGGGCCTCATCGAGCTCTCCTGGAACACGTACCCCTCCACACTTTGCAGCTCAGCCTTCCTGCACGTGTGTCACGGGATGATCCTGCTGCAACTTTGGTATGGCACCACTGCCCCCCTGGAGCCACAGGGCCCTCCCGCTGCCCAGAAAACGACCCCCTCCCTGAAAAAGACACAGTGA
- the ALG3 gene encoding dol-P-Man:Man(5)GlcNAc(2)-PP-Dol alpha-1,3-mannosyltransferase isoform X1 has protein sequence MAPAPGSGLRRKGAAGPGSLRQGLRRAWQEKHRVLLAPQYTGLVAAWLCLAEVGVTHWVIRRVAYTEIDWKAYMDEVEGVVNGTFDYTQLKGDTGPLVYPAGFVYIFLGLYYITSRGTNIRLAQYLFAALYLMTLLLVFRIYSRTRKVPPYVFFFMCCASYRIHSIYILRLFNDPVAMAILFLAVNLFLEERWSWGCCFFSLAVSVKMNVLLFAPGLLFLLLWRFGPLGAIPKLSICALLQVVLGLPFLLENPVGYVTRSFDLGRQFLFKWTVNWRFLPEEVFQHRAFHLALLAAHLGALGLFALHRWHRSEGSLLSLLKDPAERKSPPQPLTANQVVFVLFTSNFIGICCSRSLHYQFYVWYFHTLPYLLWCTPAGKLSHLLRVLILGLIELSWNTYPSTLCSSAFLHVCHGMILLQLWYGTTAPLEPQGPPAAQKTTPSLKKTQ, from the exons ATGGCTCCCGCTCCCGGCTCGGGGCTCCGGCGGAAAGGGGCGGCGGGGCCGGGCTCGCTGCGCCAGGGCCTGCGGCGAGCCTGGCAGGAGAAGCACCGGGTGCTCCTGGCGCCCCAGTACACGGGGCTGGTGGCCGCCTGGCTCTGCCTGGCGGAGGTGGGGGTCACGCACTGGGTCATTCGCAGGGTGGCAT ACACAGAGATCGACTGGAAAGCCTACATGGATGAGGTGGAGGGAGTCGTTAACGGGACCTTCGATTACACCCAGCTGAAGGGAGATACTGGGCCCCTGGT TTACCCCGCTGGGTTTGTTTACATCTTCCTGGGTCTCTACTACATCACCAGCCGCGGCACCAACATCCGTCTCGCTCAGTATCTCTTCGCCGCGCTCTATCTCATGACGCTGCTGCTTGTCTTCCGCATCTACAGCCGGACCAGAAAG GTCCCCCCCTATGTTTTCTTCTTCATGTGCTGCGCTTCATACCGCATCCACTCCATCTACATCCTGCGACTCTTTAACGACCCCGTTGCCATGGCCATCCTCTTCCTCGCAGTTAACCTCTTCCTGGAAGAGCGCTGGTCCtggggctgctgcttcttcag cctgGCCGTGTCGGTGAAGATGAACGTCCTTCTCTTCGCTCCAGggctcctcttcctgctcctctggcGCTTCGGCCCCCTGGGCGCCATCCCCAAGCTCTCCATCTGCGCACTGCTGCAG GTGGTCCTGGGGCTGCCCTTCCTGCTGGAGAACCCTGTTGGGTACGTGACCCGCTCTTTCGACCTGGGCCGCCAGTTCCTTTTCAAGTGGACGGTGAACTGGCGGTTCCTGCCAGAGGAGGTTTTCCAGCATCGGGCCTTCCACCTGGCACTTCTCGCAGCCCACCTGGGTGCCCTGGGACTCTTTGCACTGCATCGGTGGCACAG GTCTGAGGGGAGTCTCTTGTCACTGCTGAAGGATCCAGCAGAGAGGAAGAGTCCGCCCCAGCCCCTGACGGCCAACCA GGTCGTCTTCGTTCTCTTCACCTCCAACTTCATCGGCATTTGCTGCAGCCGGTCCCTGCACTATCAGTTCTACGTGTGGTATTTCCACACCCTGCCCTACCTGCTGTGGTGCACCCCCGCCGGGAAGCTCAGCCACCTGCTGAG GGTGCTAATCCTGGGCCTCATCGAGCTCTCCTGGAACACGTACCCCTCCACACTTTGCAGCTCAGCCTTCCTGCACGTGTGTCACGGGATGATCCTGCTGCAACTTTGGTATGGCACCACTGCCCCCCTGGAGCCACAGGGCCCTCCCGCTGCCCAGAAAACGACCCCCTCCCTGAAAAAGACACAGTGA